One Edaphobacter lichenicola DNA window includes the following coding sequences:
- a CDS encoding DinB family protein — translation MSQLRELLLAHIGYSAWATRRVLEACSPLTEEQLGRNCGASHSSLLQTFRHSHDGEKVWLRRLVEVDNDRLPRGSAPEHSFESLVQSWPELWEGYRRWLEAASEDDLTFELSTILPDDADFRVPRWQIVLHAVNHSSFHRGQIITMLRGFGVQPPNTDLTAYYATH, via the coding sequence ATGTCGCAGCTTAGAGAGCTTCTGCTGGCGCATATTGGTTACTCCGCGTGGGCTACGCGCCGGGTGCTGGAGGCCTGCTCGCCGTTGACGGAGGAGCAGCTTGGCCGCAACTGTGGTGCGTCCCATTCGAGTCTTCTGCAGACATTTCGCCATAGTCACGACGGGGAGAAGGTTTGGCTTCGCCGGCTGGTGGAGGTGGACAATGATCGCCTGCCTCGTGGCTCTGCTCCTGAGCACTCGTTTGAGTCTCTGGTTCAATCGTGGCCTGAACTTTGGGAGGGTTATCGTCGGTGGCTCGAAGCGGCTTCTGAGGATGATCTGACGTTTGAGCTCTCCACAATTTTGCCTGATGATGCCGACTTCCGCGTGCCTCGCTGGCAGATTGTTCTTCACGCAGTCAACCATTCGAGCTTCCATCGTGGGCAGATTATTACTATGCTTCGCGGCTTTGGGGTGCAGCCTCCTAATACCGACTTGACCGCTTATTACGCTACGCACTAG
- a CDS encoding glutaredoxin family protein yields the protein MDLTVYSASWCRDCREAKRFLTTHNIPYKEIDIENTPGAADLVIANVGKRAIPQFVIDGKWVQPYRPGEGFLHDEMADLLGVVNS from the coding sequence ATGGATCTGACCGTCTACTCCGCCTCCTGGTGCCGCGACTGCCGCGAAGCCAAGCGCTTCCTCACCACGCACAACATCCCCTACAAAGAGATCGACATCGAGAACACCCCCGGCGCCGCCGACCTCGTCATCGCCAACGTAGGCAAGCGCGCCATCCCCCAGTTCGTCATCGACGGCAAGTGGGTCCAGCCCTACCGCCCCGGCGAAGGCTTCCTCCACGATGAGATGGCCGACCTCCTCGGCGTCGTGAACTCGTAA
- the purB gene encoding adenylosuccinate lyase, with protein MIARYTRPELGRIWSDANKYQCWLTVEVAASQALAKFGLVPQSAADTIRDKGAFTVDRINEIEAEVRHDVIAFTTTVAEHIADPEASRWLHYGLTSTDVVDTAQSLQLKEASAIIRAGIVALSETLKKRAIEFKHTPIIGRTHGIHAEPSTFGLKLLLWYSEMQRNLTRFDAAAEDLRVGKLSGAVGTFGHLKPEHEEAICNQLGLKPVAIATQVVQRDRHAAYISTLAVLASTLDKIATEIRHLQRTEVREAEEFFSEKQKGSSAMPHKRNPITSEQISGLARVIRANAQIAFENVALWHERDISHSSAERVILPDSTILADYLLAKTENLIAKLLVYPARMLKNLESTGGLIFSGQLLLDLAESGMSREDAYRLVQGHAMNSWKNDLIFRDEIAKVPEITSRLSPEKLARAFDYNRQLANVDAIFARVLDQ; from the coding sequence ATGATCGCCCGCTACACACGCCCCGAGCTAGGCCGCATCTGGTCCGACGCCAACAAATATCAGTGCTGGCTCACCGTAGAAGTAGCCGCCTCCCAGGCCCTCGCAAAGTTCGGCCTCGTCCCCCAGTCCGCCGCCGACACCATCCGCGACAAGGGTGCCTTCACCGTAGACCGCATCAACGAGATCGAAGCCGAAGTCCGTCACGACGTCATCGCCTTCACCACCACCGTAGCCGAGCACATCGCCGACCCCGAAGCCTCCCGCTGGCTCCACTACGGCCTCACCAGCACCGACGTCGTCGACACCGCGCAATCTCTCCAGCTCAAAGAAGCCTCCGCCATCATCCGCGCCGGCATCGTAGCCCTCTCCGAAACCCTCAAAAAACGCGCGATAGAGTTCAAGCACACCCCCATCATCGGCCGCACCCACGGCATCCACGCCGAACCCTCCACCTTCGGCCTCAAGCTGCTCCTCTGGTACTCCGAGATGCAGCGCAACCTCACCCGCTTCGACGCCGCCGCCGAAGACCTCCGCGTCGGCAAGCTCTCCGGAGCCGTCGGCACCTTCGGCCACCTCAAGCCCGAACACGAAGAAGCAATTTGTAACCAATTAGGTCTCAAACCGGTAGCCATCGCCACGCAAGTCGTCCAGCGCGACCGCCACGCCGCCTACATCTCCACCCTCGCAGTCCTCGCCAGCACGCTAGACAAGATCGCCACCGAGATCCGCCACCTCCAGCGCACCGAGGTCCGCGAAGCCGAAGAGTTCTTCTCCGAAAAACAAAAGGGCTCCAGCGCCATGCCCCACAAGCGCAACCCCATCACCAGCGAACAGATCAGCGGCCTCGCCCGCGTTATCCGCGCGAACGCACAAATCGCATTCGAAAACGTAGCCCTCTGGCACGAGCGCGACATCTCCCACTCCTCCGCCGAGCGAGTCATCCTCCCCGACTCCACCATCCTCGCCGACTACCTCCTCGCCAAAACCGAAAACCTCATCGCCAAGCTCCTCGTCTACCCCGCCCGCATGTTGAAGAACCTCGAGTCCACCGGCGGCCTCATCTTCTCCGGCCAGCTCCTGCTCGACCTCGCCGAATCCGGTATGTCCCGCGAAGACGCCTACCGTCTCGTCCAGGGCCACGCCATGAACTCCTGGAAGAACGACCTCATCTTCCGCGACGAGATCGCCAAGGTCCCCGAGATCACCAGTCGCCTCTCCCCCGAAAAACTAGCCCGCGCCTTCGACTACAACCGCCAGCTAGCCAACGTAGACGCCATCTTCGCCCGCGTCCTCGACCAATAG
- a CDS encoding glycoside hydrolase family 32 protein, giving the protein MQKRPFRKVIQVAATLAFFVLPLAAQNPDYDQPYRPQVHFSPEEHWTNDPNGLVFYQGEYHLFFQYNPEGDQWGHMSWGHAVSTDLLHWHELPVAIPEHDNTMIFTGSVVVDHQNTSGLCTHGDCLVAIYTGHTQTSEGIRQTQNLAVSLDKGRNWAQYPGNPVLDLHMADFRDPSVSWDPIARHWIMAVSLPKEHKIRFYSSTDLKQWTQLSDFGPTGDINGDWECPDLIRIPASNSAKSIWALKVGLNPGAPQGGSGEQYFLGDFDGKSFHQSRLRGSHGWTNYGKDDYCAINFNNLPKDQKPVLLGWMSNWQYAAKIPTTPWRGQMSLPRRLSYISDPAGLALKQEPIVAPLRGKNYEISALSTNTSALYGSEHTLQPPFEIRLHFGHPVEPVFGLKIFSDPQHWTEVAFDTAKKEFYIDRTHSGAAISPDFPVRTKAPLVTTRPYDLTLIVDRSSVEAFAQDGTIAMTDLVFPVSNNLQIQIFPDDAKPIQSEGQLWELKSIW; this is encoded by the coding sequence ATGCAGAAGAGGCCGTTTCGCAAAGTAATCCAAGTAGCCGCCACCCTCGCCTTCTTCGTCCTGCCCCTCGCCGCGCAGAACCCCGACTACGACCAGCCCTACCGCCCGCAGGTCCACTTCTCCCCCGAAGAGCACTGGACCAACGACCCCAACGGCCTCGTCTTTTACCAGGGCGAGTACCATCTCTTCTTCCAGTACAACCCCGAGGGCGACCAGTGGGGACACATGAGCTGGGGCCACGCCGTCAGCACCGACCTCCTCCACTGGCACGAGCTCCCCGTCGCCATCCCCGAGCACGACAACACCATGATCTTCACCGGCAGCGTCGTCGTCGATCATCAGAACACCAGCGGCCTCTGCACTCACGGCGACTGCCTCGTCGCCATCTACACCGGCCACACCCAAACCTCAGAAGGCATCCGCCAAACCCAAAACCTCGCCGTCAGCCTCGACAAAGGCCGCAACTGGGCACAGTACCCCGGCAACCCTGTCCTCGATCTCCACATGGCCGACTTTCGCGACCCCAGCGTCTCCTGGGATCCCATCGCGCGCCACTGGATCATGGCCGTCTCCCTGCCCAAAGAGCATAAGATCCGCTTCTATTCCTCCACCGACCTCAAGCAGTGGACACAGCTAAGCGACTTCGGACCCACCGGCGACATCAACGGCGACTGGGAGTGCCCCGACCTCATCCGAATCCCCGCGTCCAACAGCGCCAAAAGCATCTGGGCCCTCAAAGTAGGCCTCAACCCAGGAGCTCCGCAAGGCGGCTCCGGCGAGCAGTACTTCCTCGGCGACTTCGACGGCAAATCCTTCCATCAATCACGCCTCCGCGGCTCCCACGGCTGGACCAACTACGGCAAAGACGACTACTGCGCCATCAACTTCAACAACCTGCCCAAAGATCAGAAGCCAGTTCTCCTCGGATGGATGAGCAACTGGCAGTACGCCGCGAAGATTCCCACCACTCCCTGGCGAGGACAGATGAGCCTTCCCCGCCGTCTCTCCTATATCAGCGACCCCGCAGGTCTGGCTCTCAAACAGGAGCCCATCGTCGCTCCCCTCCGAGGAAAAAACTACGAGATCTCTGCCCTCTCCACGAACACCTCTGCCCTCTACGGGAGCGAACATACCCTCCAGCCTCCCTTCGAGATCCGCCTCCACTTCGGCCATCCCGTCGAACCCGTCTTCGGCCTCAAGATCTTCTCCGACCCGCAGCACTGGACCGAAGTAGCCTTCGACACCGCCAAAAAAGAGTTCTACATCGATCGCACCCACTCAGGCGCAGCCATCAGTCCGGACTTCCCCGTCCGCACCAAAGCGCCGCTCGTCACCACGCGCCCCTACGACCTCACCCTCATCGTCGACCGGTCCTCCGTCGAAGCCTTCGCCCAGGACGGCACCATCGCCATGACCGACCTCGTCTTCCCCGTCTCCAACAATCTTCAGATCCAGATCTTCCCCGACGACGCCAAGCCAATCCAAAGCGAAGGCCAACTCTGGGAGCTCAAATCAATCTGGTAG
- a CDS encoding Cif family virulence factor, with amino-acid sequence MKKATLALFASALLIGSAIAAQPADVMTPIRQFVDGFNSGDTHSAFAAYEDGDITIIDEFPPHRWTGPHAAHEWAADYEKHAAATGVTDGIVKYDAPTRTEIEDDLAYVIIPTLYLYKEHGKPLAEEGQATFVLHAGPAGWKIRSWTWTGVKPHPAK; translated from the coding sequence ATGAAGAAAGCAACCCTCGCACTGTTCGCAAGTGCCCTGTTGATCGGTAGCGCAATCGCGGCCCAACCAGCAGACGTGATGACACCAATCCGCCAGTTCGTCGATGGCTTCAACAGCGGCGATACCCACTCAGCATTCGCCGCCTACGAAGACGGCGACATCACCATCATCGACGAGTTCCCTCCTCACCGATGGACAGGCCCCCACGCCGCTCACGAATGGGCCGCCGACTACGAAAAGCACGCAGCAGCCACAGGCGTCACTGACGGCATCGTCAAATACGACGCCCCCACCCGCACCGAGATCGAAGACGACCTCGCCTACGTCATCATCCCCACCCTCTACCTCTACAAGGAGCACGGCAAACCTCTCGCCGAAGAAGGCCAGGCGACCTTCGTCCTGCACGCGGGGCCGGCAGGCTGGAAGATCCGCAGTTGGACCTGGACCGGCGTCAAGCCGCACCCGGCAAAATAA
- a CDS encoding SDR family oxidoreductase produces the protein MSRTALIAGVTGIVGINLAQQLLANGWQVHGLARRPANNIEGVNFIAADLLDPSALRSAVAGLKPTHLFLTTWLRQPTEAENIRVNSAMVRNILQAVSHTKSVKHVALVTGLKHYLGPFEAYGKGNLPATPFREEQPRLDIENFYYAQEDELFASATHHLFNWTIHRPHTIVGFALGNAMNMGVTLAVYATICRETGRPFLFPGSATQWNSLTDMTDARLLARHLEWASTTPAARDHAFNVVNGDVFRWSWMWPRLASWFGIEPAPFPGHATPLEQQLAGTEEIWSNIAKSHNLIEPNLNNLASAWHTDADLGRPIEVVTDMSKSRKFGFLDYQPTDESFFDLFTRLRHDRIIP, from the coding sequence ATGTCCCGCACCGCACTCATCGCCGGAGTCACCGGCATCGTCGGCATTAACCTCGCGCAGCAACTCCTAGCCAACGGCTGGCAGGTACACGGCCTCGCCCGTCGCCCGGCGAACAACATCGAAGGCGTAAACTTCATCGCCGCCGATCTCCTCGATCCCTCCGCTCTGCGCTCCGCCGTCGCCGGCCTCAAGCCGACTCACCTCTTCCTCACCACCTGGCTCCGCCAACCCACCGAAGCCGAAAACATTCGCGTCAACTCCGCGATGGTGCGCAACATCCTCCAAGCCGTCTCTCATACAAAGTCAGTCAAACACGTAGCCCTCGTCACCGGCCTCAAGCACTACCTCGGTCCCTTCGAGGCCTACGGCAAAGGCAATCTCCCCGCCACGCCCTTCCGCGAAGAGCAGCCCCGCCTCGACATCGAAAACTTCTACTACGCGCAGGAGGACGAGCTCTTCGCCTCTGCCACTCATCATCTCTTCAACTGGACCATCCATCGCCCCCACACCATCGTCGGCTTCGCCCTCGGCAACGCGATGAACATGGGCGTCACCCTCGCGGTTTACGCCACCATCTGCCGCGAAACCGGCCGCCCCTTCCTCTTCCCCGGCTCCGCAACCCAGTGGAACAGCCTCACCGACATGACCGACGCAAGACTCCTCGCCCGCCATCTCGAGTGGGCCTCCACAACTCCCGCCGCGCGCGATCACGCCTTCAACGTAGTCAATGGCGACGTCTTCCGTTGGAGCTGGATGTGGCCTCGCCTAGCCAGTTGGTTCGGCATCGAACCCGCTCCCTTCCCCGGCCACGCCACCCCACTCGAGCAGCAACTGGCCGGCACCGAAGAGATCTGGAGCAACATCGCAAAATCCCACAACCTCATCGAGCCCAACCTCAACAACCTCGCCTCCGCCTGGCACACCGACGCCGACCTCGGCCGCCCCATCGAAGTCGTCACCGACATGAGCAAGAGCCGCAAGTTCGGCTTCCTCGACTACCAACCCACCGACGAAAGCTTCTTCGACCTCTTCACCCGCCTCCGCCACGACCGCATCATTCCCTAA
- a CDS encoding YkgJ family cysteine cluster protein — protein MSDTLIQIVDTALADAYQRGGHHLVCHPGCSQCCIGVFPIAHEDAARLHEGLTLLETTDPQRAARIRARVADSLTRLDPWFPGDLTTGILNEDHEAAILFEEFANDEPCPVLDPDHGTCDLYEHRPILCRTFGPPIRSEGDNGEVNLATCELCFIHATTEEIAACELDPTIPAQEEASNHAYNAAHNLHGQTLIAYALRNQQP, from the coding sequence ATGTCAGACACCCTTATCCAGATCGTAGACACCGCCCTAGCCGACGCCTACCAACGCGGCGGCCACCACCTCGTCTGCCATCCCGGCTGCTCCCAATGCTGCATAGGCGTCTTCCCCATCGCACACGAAGACGCAGCCCGCCTCCACGAAGGTCTCACGCTCCTCGAAACAACAGACCCTCAAAGAGCCGCACGCATCCGCGCAAGAGTAGCCGACTCCCTAACCCGCCTCGACCCCTGGTTCCCCGGCGACCTCACCACCGGCATCCTCAACGAGGACCACGAAGCCGCCATCCTCTTCGAAGAGTTCGCCAACGACGAGCCCTGCCCCGTCCTCGACCCCGATCACGGCACCTGCGACCTCTACGAGCACCGCCCCATCCTCTGCCGCACCTTCGGCCCACCCATACGCAGCGAAGGCGACAACGGCGAAGTCAACCTCGCCACCTGCGAGCTCTGCTTCATCCACGCCACCACGGAAGAGATCGCCGCGTGCGAACTCGACCCCACCATCCCCGCCCAGGAAGAAGCCAGCAACCACGCCTACAACGCCGCCCACAACCTCCACGGCCAAACCCTCATCGCCTACGCCCTACGCAACCAGCAACCCTGA
- a CDS encoding UbiX family flavin prenyltransferase, whose product MPQSLHTEAPTNITLAVTGASGSIYAAEILRALAADNRVARINFVASDSALRVFAEELNLSGRNDLAEKLLGAPCPKLQQHAETDIGANIASGSYPTNAMVVLPCSMGTLASIANGLAQNLIHRAADVCLKENRPLILCIRETPFNRIHIRNMQLASDAGATIFPAIPTLYNHPQSTQEMARNFVHRVLAHIGLPQPNAYQWQPD is encoded by the coding sequence GTGCCACAGTCCCTCCACACCGAAGCCCCGACCAACATCACCCTCGCCGTCACCGGGGCCAGCGGCAGCATCTACGCCGCCGAGATCCTCCGTGCCCTCGCCGCCGACAACCGCGTCGCCAGGATCAACTTCGTAGCCTCCGACAGCGCCCTCCGCGTCTTCGCCGAAGAGCTCAACCTCAGCGGCCGCAACGACCTCGCAGAAAAGCTCCTCGGCGCTCCCTGCCCCAAACTCCAGCAGCACGCCGAAACCGACATCGGAGCCAACATCGCCAGCGGCAGCTACCCCACCAACGCGATGGTCGTCCTCCCCTGCTCCATGGGCACCCTCGCATCCATCGCAAACGGCCTCGCGCAAAACCTGATCCACCGCGCCGCCGACGTCTGCCTCAAAGAGAACCGCCCCCTCATCCTCTGCATTCGCGAGACGCCCTTCAACCGCATCCACATCCGCAACATGCAGCTAGCCTCCGACGCCGGAGCCACCATCTTCCCTGCCATCCCCACCCTCTACAACCACCCGCAAAGCACGCAGGAGATGGCCCGCAACTTCGTCCACCGAGTCCTGGCCCACATCGGCCTGCCACAACCCAACGCCTACCAGTGGCAACCCGACTAA
- a CDS encoding alpha/beta fold hydrolase — MKLALRVLVVVLLLAAVIGLAFYRYPLWFADQHTRFHLWRQGVKSDYIEAGGYRLHYFEAGSADGTPLVLVHGLGARGEDWGAMIPALAAQGFHVYVPDLLGYGRSPKPNVSYSISLQEQTVAAFMQAVHVSRADVGGWSMGGWVAMKLALDHPEMVDRLIVYDSAGLYFPATFGPELFTPSDPAGVRKLIAILTPKPRVIPDFAAEAMVRKLQGNAWVVNRSTASMIGGRDLLDFRLHDISQPMLIVWGAQDELIPLASGEAIHRGVPQSVLDVVEGCGHLAPAECAKPVVEGTVEFLRSQPPMRGGGRTFAAGSF; from the coding sequence ATGAAGCTTGCACTGCGCGTTCTGGTTGTAGTTTTGCTTTTGGCGGCGGTGATTGGGCTGGCCTTTTACCGGTATCCGCTGTGGTTTGCGGATCAGCATACTCGATTTCATCTTTGGCGTCAGGGCGTGAAGAGCGACTATATCGAAGCTGGGGGGTACAGGCTTCATTACTTTGAGGCGGGCTCTGCGGATGGGACTCCTCTGGTGCTGGTGCATGGGCTGGGGGCGCGGGGGGAAGATTGGGGGGCGATGATTCCCGCGCTGGCGGCGCAGGGATTTCATGTGTATGTGCCGGATCTGCTGGGATATGGAAGATCACCTAAGCCGAATGTGAGTTACTCGATCTCACTGCAGGAGCAGACGGTGGCCGCGTTCATGCAGGCGGTGCATGTTTCGCGGGCTGATGTGGGTGGATGGTCGATGGGCGGATGGGTGGCGATGAAGCTTGCGCTGGATCATCCGGAGATGGTGGACCGCCTGATTGTGTATGACAGCGCGGGGCTGTATTTTCCGGCTACGTTTGGGCCGGAGCTGTTTACTCCGAGCGACCCGGCAGGGGTGAGGAAGTTGATTGCGATTCTTACGCCGAAGCCTCGGGTGATTCCGGACTTTGCGGCGGAGGCGATGGTGCGGAAGCTGCAGGGGAATGCGTGGGTGGTGAATCGGAGTACGGCTTCGATGATCGGTGGGCGCGATCTGCTGGACTTTCGTCTGCATGATATCTCGCAGCCGATGTTGATTGTCTGGGGCGCGCAGGATGAGTTGATTCCGCTGGCGTCGGGCGAGGCGATTCATCGGGGGGTGCCGCAGTCTGTGCTGGATGTTGTCGAGGGGTGCGGGCATCTGGCTCCTGCGGAGTGCGCTAAGCCGGTGGTAGAGGGGACGGTGGAGTTTTTGCGGTCGCAGCCGCCTATGCGTGGGGGTGGTCGGACGTTTGCTGCGGGGTCCTTTTGA
- a CDS encoding nitroreductase family protein: MTKNKKTLSQAIQERRATPSFDSAPIPAEDLRQILDAGLHAPSGYNLQPWRFVVVQSAEQKKKLRGASYNQGKVEEASAVIVACGDSDGWRKDLDLILEQGRKGGMPESYAAQAQSSVPNYMSSFSSGQMQAWLNKQVMLAFTHMMLMAEVMGYDTAPMEGFEQDKVHEVLRLPLSYWVVALLAIGHAKGPDKFDGGRFEIGHTVFGEEFGKPLKL; this comes from the coding sequence ATGACAAAAAATAAAAAGACGCTGAGTCAGGCAATTCAAGAGCGCAGGGCGACACCGAGTTTTGATAGTGCGCCGATTCCTGCGGAGGATCTGCGGCAGATTCTCGATGCGGGTCTGCATGCTCCGAGTGGGTACAATCTTCAGCCCTGGCGATTTGTGGTGGTGCAGTCGGCGGAGCAAAAGAAGAAGCTGCGTGGGGCAAGCTATAACCAGGGCAAGGTGGAAGAGGCGTCGGCGGTGATTGTGGCCTGCGGCGATTCAGATGGGTGGCGCAAGGATCTGGACCTGATCCTGGAGCAGGGGCGCAAGGGCGGGATGCCGGAGAGCTACGCGGCGCAGGCACAGAGCAGCGTGCCGAACTATATGTCGAGCTTCAGCAGCGGACAGATGCAGGCATGGCTGAACAAGCAGGTGATGCTGGCGTTTACGCACATGATGCTGATGGCGGAGGTGATGGGATACGACACCGCGCCGATGGAGGGGTTCGAACAGGATAAGGTGCATGAGGTGTTGCGTCTTCCGCTGAGTTATTGGGTGGTGGCGCTGCTGGCGATTGGACATGCCAAGGGTCCGGACAAGTTCGATGGCGGGCGGTTCGAGATAGGACATACGGTGTTTGGAGAAGAGTTTGGCAAGCCTCTGAAGCTGTAA
- a CDS encoding GNAT family N-acetyltransferase gives MGIEIKVLQRDDESILTNVAEEVFDNPIDADLTREFLEDSRHHIAVVIDDGLVVGFASGVHYIHPDKGPELWINEVALAPTHRHRGLGKAVLRALLEVGRAQNCTVAWVLTYRNNVSAMALYSSAGGVEGADDSGADSTMLGYSFALEDGSKSGSQ, from the coding sequence ATGGGCATCGAAATCAAGGTGTTACAGCGCGATGACGAGAGCATTCTGACGAACGTCGCCGAAGAGGTGTTCGACAATCCAATTGATGCGGACCTGACCAGGGAATTTCTTGAAGACTCTCGACATCATATAGCTGTTGTTATCGACGATGGGTTGGTCGTCGGTTTCGCATCGGGAGTCCACTACATCCACCCAGACAAGGGGCCAGAGCTGTGGATCAACGAGGTCGCGCTTGCACCGACTCATCGACATCGCGGGCTGGGCAAAGCCGTGCTACGAGCTTTGCTCGAGGTAGGCCGAGCTCAGAACTGCACGGTCGCATGGGTTCTGACCTATCGAAACAACGTCTCCGCAATGGCACTTTATTCTTCGGCCGGTGGGGTTGAAGGAGCTGACGACTCGGGAGCCGACAGTACTATGCTGGGATACTCGTTCGCCCTAGAGGACGGGTCTAAATCGGGTTCACAGTAG